One genomic region from Methanonatronarchaeum thermophilum encodes:
- a CDS encoding 6-pyruvoyl trahydropterin synthase family protein: protein MKIKTEGTFDASHFLENAGKCGNLHGHRWKVKVYVKGEMDGDVLWDFRNLGEVIEELDHTHLNEVLDFNPSAENISLYILDRFRTDYPDLDFKIRVYESPKSYAEIETDGY, encoded by the coding sequence ATGAAAATTAAAACTGAAGGAACTTTTGACGCATCACATTTTTTAGAGAATGCGGGTAAATGTGGTAATTTGCATGGACATAGATGGAAAGTAAAGGTTTATGTTAAAGGAGAGATGGATGGTGATGTTTTATGGGATTTCAGAAATCTAGGTGAGGTTATAGAGGAACTTGATCATACTCATTTAAATGAGGTTCTAGATTTCAACCCATCAGCTGAAAACATATCTCTATATATACTGGATAGGTTTAGAACTGATTATCCAGACCTTGATTTTAAAATACGTGTCTACGAATCTCCGAAATCTTATGCAGAAATAGAAACAGATGGATATTGA
- a CDS encoding 7-carboxy-7-deazaguanine synthase QueE → MKVRVNNIFESIQGEGRYIGTPSLFIRTSGCNLTCSWCDTNIKIKKELTVEELTQVIKDSTKNTVVWTGGEPTLQNKPISEVIDKIDRNNHLETNATNIENSFLEKFDYIAFSPKEKVDAEKIHGSKLDTEYDVKVVTDLNEVGTNLIEYASILMPLTTGNQERDMKCKKRVWKYCIEKDIQYSPRAHIDVWRDREEKELKKH, encoded by the coding sequence ATGAAAGTTAGGGTCAATAATATTTTTGAATCGATACAAGGAGAAGGACGCTATATCGGTACACCCAGTCTTTTTATACGAACAAGTGGTTGCAATCTAACCTGTAGTTGGTGTGACACAAATATAAAAATAAAAAAAGAGTTAACGGTTGAAGAGTTAACTCAAGTCATAAAAGATTCAACCAAAAATACTGTTGTTTGGACTGGGGGTGAACCAACACTTCAAAATAAACCAATATCTGAAGTTATCGATAAAATAGATAGAAATAACCATCTTGAAACAAACGCCACCAACATAGAAAACTCTTTTTTAGAAAAATTTGACTACATTGCTTTTTCGCCTAAAGAAAAAGTGGACGCAGAAAAGATACATGGATCTAAACTGGATACCGAGTATGATGTAAAGGTGGTAACTGACCTCAATGAGGTTGGAACAAACCTAATTGAATACGCATCAATCCTAATGCCTCTTACAACCGGAAATCAAGAAAGGGACATGAAATGTAAAAAAAGAGTTTGGAAATACTGCATTGAAAAAGACATACAATACTCACCACGAGCCCACATAGATGTATGGCGTGATAGAGAAGAAAAAGAACTAAAAAAACATTAA
- a CDS encoding TRAM domain-containing protein — protein sequence MNEGFSGPTTPIEVGEVYDVEIEDEGKEGDGIAKIENFVIFVPGGKVGQQVKIEIETVKSTFGIAKIVE from the coding sequence ATGAATGAAGGTTTTTCAGGTCCCACTACACCTATTGAAGTGGGAGAAGTATACGATGTTGAAATCGAGGATGAAGGAAAAGAGGGCGATGGAATAGCAAAGATAGAGAACTTCGTGATATTTGTTCCTGGCGGTAAAGTCGGTCAACAAGTAAAAATCGAGATAGAAACCGTAAAAAGTACATTCGGTATCGCTAAGATTGTGGAATAA
- a CDS encoding 7-cyano-7-deazaguanine synthase: MSGGIDSAVSLALAKDQCEEVIGVHFDYGQSTHEEELDNSRELSDYFGIDLLELNVRQVFNNFCSGTMEQKDYGSDKASDSHGQSTGYVHMRNLLLLSTTGAIADSKYSNREIYLYIGAQLDDEELYPDCRLGFLQSTEEAIDQSTLRNNIKIKAPLIDKSKAEVIKLGDRLGVPFEKTISCYKLVDGTPCKECPACVEREKGFKEAGVIDPVL, from the coding sequence TTGTCAGGGGGAATAGATTCTGCAGTGTCTCTTGCCTTAGCTAAAGATCAATGTGAAGAAGTTATTGGTGTTCATTTCGATTATGGTCAATCTACTCATGAGGAGGAGCTTGATAACTCTAGAGAGCTTTCGGATTATTTTGGTATTGATTTATTGGAGCTTAACGTTAGGCAGGTATTCAATAATTTTTGTTCGGGAACTATGGAACAAAAAGATTATGGTTCAGATAAAGCTTCAGACAGTCATGGTCAATCAACAGGTTACGTTCATATGAGGAATCTGTTGTTGCTTTCAACAACGGGGGCGATAGCTGACTCAAAATACTCCAACAGGGAGATATATCTATATATCGGAGCACAGTTGGATGATGAGGAGTTGTATCCTGACTGTAGGCTTGGTTTTCTCCAATCTACCGAGGAGGCTATCGATCAATCTACGTTAAGAAATAACATTAAGATAAAAGCTCCATTAATAGATAAGAGTAAGGCTGAAGTAATAAAGCTTGGAGACAGACTTGGTGTTCCGTTTGAGAAAACAATTTCATGTTATAAATTGGTTGATGGAACTCCTTGTAAGGAGTGTCCAGCTTGTGTTGAAAGGGAAAAAGGATTTAAAGAAGCTGGAGTTATAGACCCTGTCTTATAG